One part of the Candidatus Kouleothrix ribensis genome encodes these proteins:
- a CDS encoding SIS domain-containing protein codes for MPPNVEKAHSWAVYRDELERQGAALQRRLPAIIEQAEQVAQRLALDPPPLLYLAGSGDSYIAAVSCQYAYRELAGLAGWAVEAFDIGPYHAPLLGASTLLISTSISGRTKTATAALAAARAAGAPTVVITNSPGSPATVLADHVIELDVPSIDTSGFIPSTMSYMAGMIAQQCLALALGLRLGRASPAEAARVRSEIARALASIDGLLAAHDQPVRAFAARLAGRTPFLIGGGASYGTALFGEAKVIESAMIPINVQHVEEWAHIRRFLSGAQAPSIFLATPGRSRARMLEIMRDARVHDTEVIAVAEAGDAEVAAVAHEVWPVPTLAFELLQPLTCAVPMELLAYWCMVERNVRPFYADVRPIQTGLTLPHE; via the coding sequence ATGCCGCCAAATGTCGAGAAGGCGCACAGCTGGGCGGTCTACCGCGACGAGCTCGAACGGCAGGGCGCCGCGCTGCAGCGCCGGCTGCCCGCGATCATCGAGCAGGCCGAGCAGGTGGCCCAGCGGCTGGCGCTCGACCCACCGCCGCTGCTGTACCTGGCCGGCTCGGGCGACTCGTATATCGCGGCGGTGTCGTGCCAGTACGCCTATCGCGAGCTGGCCGGGCTGGCCGGCTGGGCGGTCGAGGCCTTCGATATCGGGCCGTACCACGCGCCGCTGCTGGGTGCGAGCACGCTGCTGATCAGCACGTCGATCTCGGGCCGCACCAAAACCGCCACGGCCGCGCTGGCGGCGGCGCGGGCGGCCGGCGCGCCAACCGTAGTGATCACCAATAGCCCCGGCAGCCCGGCCACTGTGCTGGCCGATCATGTGATCGAGCTCGATGTGCCGTCGATCGACACCAGCGGCTTTATCCCCAGCACCATGAGCTATATGGCCGGCATGATCGCGCAGCAATGCCTGGCGCTGGCGCTGGGCCTACGGCTGGGCCGGGCCAGCCCGGCCGAGGCCGCGCGTGTGCGCAGCGAGATCGCGCGCGCGCTGGCGAGCATCGACGGGCTGCTGGCCGCGCACGATCAGCCGGTGCGCGCGTTTGCGGCACGCCTGGCCGGGCGCACGCCATTTCTGATCGGCGGTGGCGCCAGCTATGGCACCGCGCTGTTCGGCGAGGCGAAGGTGATCGAGTCGGCCATGATCCCGATCAATGTGCAGCATGTCGAGGAGTGGGCGCATATCCGGCGCTTCCTCAGCGGCGCGCAGGCACCCTCGATCTTCCTGGCGACACCTGGGCGCAGCCGCGCGCGCATGCTCGAGATCATGCGCGACGCGCGTGTACACGACACTGAGGTGATCGCGGTTGCCGAGGCCGGCGACGCCGAGGTGGCCGCCGTGGCGCACGAGGTCTGGCCGGTGCCGACGCTGGCCTTCGAGCTGCTCCAGCCGCTCACATGCGCAGTGCCAATGGAGCTGCTGGCCTACTGGTGTATGGTCGAGCGGAATGTGCGGCCGTTCTACGCCGATGTTCGCCCGATCCAGACCGGGCTGACGCTGCCGCACGAATGA
- a CDS encoding nucleoside phosphorylase: MSVLDKAEKTLGRPQYHLHVRPGDVGRYVLLPGDPDRVLRIAKYLDNSREIAFHREYRTCTGSYKGIPISATSTGIGCPSAAIAVEELANVGATHFIRVGSTGALQPGIAIGDLVIATGSMRNEGTSRFYAPEGFPAVPDHFLTHALIEAAAALQPQRGFGLHIGLNASDDAFYGETPEFIQMLSSHGVLNVEMESSAIFVVAHKRNLKAAMVCAVSGNLVTGEVIYEEVNHKLVQGWEDAIVVTLEAIYRYESGASAARP, encoded by the coding sequence GTGAGTGTGCTCGACAAGGCCGAGAAGACCCTGGGCCGGCCGCAGTACCACCTGCACGTACGCCCCGGCGATGTAGGCAGGTATGTGCTGCTGCCAGGCGACCCCGACCGCGTGCTGCGGATCGCGAAGTACCTCGACAACAGCCGCGAGATTGCGTTCCACCGCGAGTATCGCACCTGCACCGGCAGCTACAAGGGCATCCCGATCAGCGCTACCTCGACCGGGATCGGCTGCCCCTCGGCGGCTATCGCGGTCGAAGAGCTGGCCAATGTCGGCGCGACGCATTTCATCCGGGTTGGCAGCACCGGCGCGCTACAGCCCGGTATCGCAATCGGCGACCTGGTCATTGCGACCGGCTCGATGCGTAACGAGGGCACCAGCCGCTTCTATGCCCCCGAGGGCTTCCCGGCGGTGCCCGATCACTTCCTGACCCACGCGCTGATCGAGGCGGCCGCCGCGCTGCAGCCGCAGCGCGGCTTCGGGCTGCACATCGGCCTGAATGCCTCCGACGACGCGTTCTATGGCGAGACGCCCGAGTTCATCCAGATGCTGTCGTCCCATGGTGTGCTGAACGTCGAGATGGAAAGCTCGGCGATCTTTGTGGTGGCGCATAAGCGCAACCTTAAGGCCGCGATGGTCTGCGCCGTATCGGGCAACCTGGTAACCGGCGAGGTGATCTACGAGGAGGTCAACCACAAGCTTGTGCAGGGCTGGGAGGACGCGATCGTGGTAACGCTCGAGGCGATCTATCGCTACGAGAGCGGCGCCTCGGCCGCCAGGCCCTAG
- a CDS encoding adenine deaminase, with protein sequence MTRTALVEAARGDRPLDLVIRGGDMLNVYTGEVYPADIGIYGDRIAVIDQDRRFGLAGAAEIDARGLIAIPGMIDTHVHIESTMVTPPNFARAVLPFGTTTVVIDPHEIANVSGRAGVEYMLRASAGLPLRVYVTIPSSVPAVPDRETAGAAFDAHDVAEMLAWPRVVGVAELMDYPGIVRQTPRTAAIAEAGLALGKVLEGHAPLLSGRELAAYLAAGVDSDHEARSWPEMVEKLRAGMWIYCRENTFRTMAAELARALREVPQAWNVAVCTDDIDPADLLDHGHIDRGVRVMIEHGVDPALAIRYATLHGAARYGLNDLGALAPGKLADIVLVDSLHTLRARMVLAGGRLVARDGAIVAAFADPIPPPLENSVHIQPLTAELFRLRRPGADGAQLLTILDIDANRTTRLAELSLRFAGGEIELPLPAGLALVSVVPRHGQAHAPSLALLRGLGLREGALATTVAHDSHNLIVAGRTPDDMRVAAQAVADMGGGAALVASGRVLAAVRLPVAGLMSAEPAEHVAAEVRAFNLRARELGLGGTSPVLAISSLALPVAPFFRITDLGLVDTLTQEFVEM encoded by the coding sequence ATGACACGAACTGCGCTAGTCGAAGCCGCCCGCGGCGACCGGCCGCTCGACCTGGTGATTCGCGGCGGCGACATGCTGAATGTCTACACTGGCGAGGTCTACCCGGCCGATATTGGCATATACGGCGACCGGATCGCGGTGATCGACCAGGATCGCCGCTTCGGCCTGGCCGGCGCGGCCGAGATCGACGCGCGCGGCCTGATCGCCATCCCCGGCATGATCGACACTCACGTGCATATCGAGTCGACCATGGTCACGCCGCCGAATTTCGCGCGCGCGGTGCTGCCCTTCGGCACCACCACGGTCGTGATCGATCCACACGAGATCGCCAATGTCAGCGGGCGCGCCGGTGTCGAGTATATGCTGCGCGCCAGCGCCGGCCTGCCGCTCAGAGTGTATGTGACGATACCGTCGAGCGTGCCGGCGGTGCCGGATCGCGAGACCGCCGGGGCCGCGTTCGACGCGCACGATGTGGCCGAGATGCTGGCGTGGCCGCGGGTGGTGGGCGTGGCCGAGCTGATGGACTACCCTGGCATTGTGCGCCAGACGCCGCGCACGGCCGCGATTGCCGAGGCCGGGCTGGCGCTGGGCAAGGTGCTCGAGGGCCACGCGCCGCTGCTGAGCGGGCGCGAGCTGGCGGCCTACCTGGCGGCCGGGGTCGATTCCGACCACGAGGCGCGCAGCTGGCCCGAGATGGTCGAGAAGCTGCGCGCGGGCATGTGGATCTACTGCCGCGAGAACACCTTCCGCACTATGGCCGCCGAGCTGGCCCGCGCGCTGCGCGAGGTGCCACAGGCCTGGAATGTGGCGGTATGCACCGACGACATCGACCCGGCCGACCTGCTCGACCATGGCCATATCGATCGCGGCGTGCGCGTAATGATCGAGCATGGCGTCGACCCGGCCCTGGCGATCCGCTACGCGACGCTGCACGGCGCGGCGCGCTATGGCCTGAACGACCTGGGTGCGCTTGCGCCGGGCAAGCTGGCCGACATCGTGCTGGTCGATTCGTTGCACACGCTGCGTGCGCGTATGGTGCTGGCCGGCGGGCGGCTGGTGGCGCGCGATGGTGCGATCGTCGCGGCGTTCGCCGACCCGATACCGCCGCCACTCGAGAACAGCGTCCACATCCAGCCGCTCACGGCCGAGCTGTTTCGCCTGCGCCGGCCAGGGGCCGACGGCGCGCAGCTGCTGACGATCCTCGACATCGACGCCAACCGCACCACGCGCCTGGCCGAGCTGAGCCTGCGCTTCGCCGGTGGCGAGATCGAGCTGCCGCTGCCTGCCGGCCTGGCGCTGGTCAGCGTGGTGCCGCGGCATGGCCAGGCCCACGCGCCCTCGCTGGCGCTGCTGCGTGGCCTGGGGCTGCGCGAGGGCGCGCTGGCAACCACGGTGGCGCACGATAGCCACAACCTGATCGTGGCCGGCCGCACGCCCGACGACATGCGCGTGGCCGCGCAGGCCGTCGCCGACATGGGCGGCGGCGCGGCGCTGGTGGCCAGCGGGCGCGTGCTGGCGGCGGTGCGGCTGCCGGTGGCCGGCCTGATGTCGGCCGAGCCGGCCGAGCATGTCGCGGCCGAGGTGCGCGCGTTCAACCTGCGCGCGCGCGAGCTGGGCCTGGGCGGCACCTCGCCGGTGCTGGCGATCTCGAGCCTGGCGCTGCCGGTCGCGCCATTCTTCCGAATCACCGACCTGGGCCTGGTCGATACGCTGACGCAGGAGTTTGTTGAGATGTAG